AGGATACCCGGTTCTGTTTCACTAGGGATTTAAAGTGAGTTTCGACGCGCTTTTAAGCGTCTTCAGataaaacctcataactttggCTAGGTTCTCTTCTTCTCCGACTTTAGTGCGAGTGGGCAAAATTGGATACTATTTATGTCTTaatcttttttccttttcttgttaGAAACCATATGTATACATGTCTCTATATCTTTTTGCCGACAAACTATATgtcttatatataataataagagaCCTACATATTTTTCATAGTTAAAAAATGCATTAGTTAAATGCAgctaattaataaataataagattGTGTGGTAGGTGAAGACGGTTTcttctttcttaatttttttcgtTGAAGAGATGAGCTGTGAGTTTAATCGGATACCATCATGTATGATGTTTTAAAGCATTGAGTTAATGGGATGTTGAGATAAGCTTGTTATATATTTGGATACTTTCGTAAGAAACTAATCATTGGATTATTCTTTGCTCTCACTACAAATAGGATTAGAGAAATGGGGTTGTAACAAATTCACCAAAACATATCATGTTAATTTATTGGTACAAAATTGACTCATCTCCAACCTCCTTTACCTTGAATTTCAAGTTTGAAAAGTTCTCTTCAACTACAAATGCCAATATATCATTTCTTTTGTTAATTCTAATCccatcataaaatattaaattagtaaaCATGCAATTTATttgaaagaagaaggaaaaaaagcAATATAAATAGACTTTCCCGGGCCCTTGAAGGGCCTTTCAGCAGTTGTGTATCAGCAGGTCAATTTGCGTACAAGACCCCCAAATTGAAcattcaaaaacaaattttgaattctttggACCATCATCTATAATTAAAGGTACTAGTAAAAAGAAGACTGAAACTTGTTCAGGTTTGGTAAGGATAAGAAAGTGAGATCAAGCTTGGGTGGTGATCTCATTCTCTTTGGACTTGCACATGTCCTCTGCCGACTTTACAAACTTCTTCGTCAACTCTTCAACCTGTAAACacaaaagacaaaagaaagaCTTCCATTTTCAATAACGGACCAAGGAAACCCATTGCGCAGAAAAGATAGATCACTCACTTCCTTCTCCAGCCTTTTAACTTGGTCTTTTGGTAGGCCCGAGGCTCCTTTCTTTACTGTGTCCAGTGCCTGCAAACAAAATGTCTCTGGTCATAATTAAGATGGGGGGGATTCATAGGAGAGAGTATCCATGGAAGGTGGTATTTAAAGCTGTAACCTTTTGACGAGCTCTTCGTATGCTTTGCTTGACAACTTCACTGGACTTGGTTACAATCTTGCACATTGCCTGGAGGTTCATTAATTACAGGGATCAAAGGCTCAAACTCAGTggctaaacaaaaaataaacgcAGCAATGACACAAGAGTTGGATGTTAATACCTGAACATGCTCCTTGGTCAATCTGCTCccaaaaaaaaggtaaaacagAGCAAGTCAAAATCGAGGATGTAAGTTGAAGAACGTAatcagaaagagagagagagagagagagagagagagaattgaATATCGTACGGAGGGATAGATGCGATGAGTCTTTGGCCATCCAGCTTTGGGTTTAAACCCAAAGGAGAGGAGACAATTGCTTTCTCAAGCTCCTTAACAGTCTGCAGAAACAAAGACGAAACAACATTACAAAACGCAAAAAAACTTGAGTCTTGTCGGGATATATGTGGACGTAAAATCATCAGAGTATGTTAAAGATAGATCGAGTAATAAAAGAGGGGGGGGTGCGTACATCAGGATCGTAAGGATTGatagagagagttttaggatCGAGGACAGAGACCAAAGCTAAGTGATTGAGAGGCATTTTGATTCCACCAGTCTCAACAACAATGTGATCAAGCATTCCTGGAGAAGCTCTGCCAGTTCTGAGTTTAGTGAGATCTCTAGACAAGGCATCAATGGCAGCCTCCATCTGCGAAGTCGCTGTGGCTTTGACGCTAGGCCCAATATCCACCGGAGGAGATACGTCCACCAGTCCTCCAGAATCATCCcctgaagaaaaaagaagaaaagcgtTAGGATTCACATCAAACTAGTAAAAAAGAATCTGTGTACATACTTGATTTTTTGCCTTTGGCGAAGCCTCGACGAGAATCTCTGAGAAAACTGGGCGATTTCAAATCCAAATCTGGGGCTCTCAGGAGGGTGGTGGCCTTGTGCGAGTAATCGCGGCCAACAACTAAGGACGATGAGGAGCATCTTCTGAGAAAGGCAATCGCATTTCGACTAGATGCAGCTCGTCTCACCAACATAGCCATAGTAGCCATCTCAACTTTCCAAGAACCCTAACTCTGACTCGACTAGCTGCGCTAAAACCCTCAGACCACAACTCAAAACTCATGTACTAATAATaaagacaaaattgaaaaaggTCTCAGTTTTAATGAAATTACCAAATTACCCtttgttgtttcttcttctaaaaCCCCCTTTCCTTTTTGTTTGGTCGCTCTTAGATCTTCTTCGCTTCACACCCCCGCCGTCGCTTATCACCGGTCAACTGTGAgtcatctctctctctgtctctccagACTTGTCTAATATGAATCACTACATTTCTGCGATTTTATGTTGTGTGTGCAATTCTCTATCTTAGCTGAACAACAAAACCATGGCCACTCAAGCTGCTGCTGCCTCTTTCAATGGCAACCTTaaggtaacaaaaaaaaaaaaagctttacttctttttcgattttattcCTTCGCTTTTTCTTTAGGTTACTGTTCCAATAGTGAACGTTTAGGTCCATGTAAATTACATTTCCTTAAATTCATTTCATGTGGAACGATTATCACTTGTTGCTCATAGTGGTGTTTCACCTATGCTTAGCAGCAGCTAGTGTATCTTGGAAATCATAAAAATGATCTTAGAAACTCGCATCCCTTCTTTGATATTTGAATTTGtacgtacatatatatatttccttGCCAGAAAGCTGTGGCAGGTATCAAACGTATCAATCTCGACGGTCTTCGTTGGCGTGTTTTTGATGCCAAAGGCCAGGTAGGtacctttcttctccttctccttctcctctctttgttgttcaataatatctttaaaacaaacaaactcCTCTAGGTTCTCGGTAGACTTGCTTCTCAGATATCTACCGTCCTTCAAGCCAAAGATAAGCCTACTTATTGTCCTAACCGCGATGATGGCGATATTTGCATTGTTCTCAATGCTAAGGATATCGGCATCACCGGCAGAAAGCTCACTGACAAGTTCTACCGCTGGCATACTGGGCAAGTCCCCtcctttctttattttcttcttcttcttcttcagctctcATACTGAGCTATTTTCTTCTGCTTAAATATTAATCCCTCTCTTTCTTTGTTTACAGGTACGTTGGACACCTGAAAGAACGGAGTCTGAAAGATCAGATGGCCAAAGACCCCACCGAGGTCATCCGCAAGGCTGTCTGGCGCATGCTTCCAACTAACAATTTGCGTGATGTGAGTCCAGCCATTTTCTAATTCCCCCCCCACTCTCTTAGTTTTCTAGAACACCTGGTTTTATTCTTTAACTCTCTAGAATCCAGAAGATAGATAGTTCTCAACACTTGGTCTGGCCATTTTGTTACTTGTTGCTTACCTTCAATGTCTTTGGTGGCCAATACTGGCTTTATTTATATGCCGATACATTAAGCTTTGCCGATTTTGTTATTTCTTGCTAGTCTCAATTGCTTGCATAGTTTAGGATTTGTTGATTACGACAAGAAAGTActtgagtttttttgtttgttcatggtGGGTTTATAGGACAGAGATCGGAAGCTGAGGATATTTGAAGGCAATGAGCATCCTTTTGGGGACAAGCCACTTGAGCCATTCGTGATGCCTCCTCGTACAGTGAGAGAGATGCGACCGCGCGCAAGACGTGCAATGATCCGTGCCCAGAAGAAGGCAGAGCTGGCAGAAAATGGTGGAACAGAGGTAAAGAAAGGCAAGAAGAGGACTCCCTCTCAAGTAACTGCGTAGAAGAAAAGCCTTCAGAGAGAAACTTAGTAATGTGATTCGTCTTATATAATAAGCAACGATCATAATGCAGGCGTGGATAAGCTTGTAAGGTTTTCTTGTTTCTGGATGTCTGACAATATACCGGACCTGAAGCCAAACCCACCCCttctttttataaacaaaatatactcTCGTTTCTGGCTAGCTTCTCCCTTTCTTGTTGGTCActtaacttttgaaattgataAAATTTGCGAATAGAAGAACATGCTTTCATAGAAGTGGCGATGATAAAACATCCTTGTTTCTTTTCCTCACCAACAAGACAAACCATCTACAATCTCTCTGATGCTTGTTTAGTTAACTTTTTGGTATATTTTCTATCTTTACACAGCATATGCCATTCTTGGAGCACTGCTGCCTGAAGCGCCATGTGCTCTGTTTCTTCAGCTGTCAGCTTATATAGTGTTCCCTTTTCCTtctcctttttctcttcttcttcttcttcttcttcttcttcttcgctttcGGTTTCCTCCTCCGTTTTTGGAGTCTTTTTCGGCTGAGCTGCCTTTAACAAAGCTATTCTCTCCATTGAGATTTTCAGTTTCTCAGCTGCTGTTGCTTTCACTTCATCCTCTGGCATATATACTCAACTCCCCCATCTGTTAAATCATCACACCACCCCTGAAGATCTGACTCTATCTGCTTTGTGATTGATGCTTCTGAGGCTCTAACCACGAACATGCACATGCATCATGGTGGTCGTCTCGTCACCCAGATCCACGTTCCTGCTCACTTCACTAGCTCCAAATATCATCATGCCCACAGAACCTCCATGCCACGTTTTTGCAGCGTAACAAAGCTGTAATGACAACAATCACAAAGCCACGTTTACATGTGTGAGGTAGAGGAACAAGAAGGTTTAAAAGAAAACTGTGGCACTGAAATACTCACCTGGAATCCAGCAACTGTGCGTATAATGTGGGAACATACTCTGTGGAATGACTTGGAGGATAATGATTTGAGTCCGCTTAAAAATGGCGAAGCACTGAACAGACTCTGTGGAATCGTTTCTCATGGGTTTATAGATAATAATAGTATACCTTAACAATTATTTCGAACAACATGTGACTAACTTAAAG
The window above is part of the Brassica napus cultivar Da-Ae chromosome C3, Da-Ae, whole genome shotgun sequence genome. Proteins encoded here:
- the LOC106388688 gene encoding ribosome-recycling factor; this translates as MATMAMLVRRAASSRNAIAFLRRCSSSSLVVGRDYSHKATTLLRAPDLDLKSPSFLRDSRRGFAKGKKSRDDSGGLVDVSPPVDIGPSVKATATSQMEAAIDALSRDLTKLRTGRASPGMLDHIVVETGGIKMPLNHLALVSVLDPKTLSINPYDPDTVKELEKAIVSSPLGLNPKLDGQRLIASIPPLTKEHVQAMCKIVTKSSEVVKQSIRRARQKALDTVKKGASGLPKDQVKRLEKEVEELTKKFVKSAEDMCKSKENEITTQA
- the LOC106388686 gene encoding 50S ribosomal protein L13 is translated as MATQAAAASFNGNLKKAVAGIKRINLDGLRWRVFDAKGQVLGRLASQISTVLQAKDKPTYCPNRDDGDICIVLNAKDIGITGRKLTDKFYRWHTGYVGHLKERSLKDQMAKDPTEVIRKAVWRMLPTNNLRDDRDRKLRIFEGNEHPFGDKPLEPFVMPPRTVREMRPRARRAMIRAQKKAELAENGGTEVKKGKKRTPSQVTA